The following is a genomic window from Cetobacterium sp. ZOR0034.
TTTCAAATCCTAATTTTTTAGCAATTTTAACTCTAACTTTAACTAGTTTATCAAAAATTTCATCAAACTTTTTTTCGTTATTGATAAAGAATGTTGATTTAGCTTCTTGAGCAGCTTTTCTGATAGTACGATCTTTAGATAAAATATATGGAGTCATTCCCGAAAGATTTCTTTCTTTTCCATCAAATAAAATTTTAGCAGAAGCTAGAAGTTTTACATATTTTGATATTTCTTTATTTTCCTCTTGTAAATCTTCAATTATTTCGGGAGAAAAAGTTTTTAAACTGTTTTCCATAAGTTTAAAAAATTGCTCGCCATATTCATCTATCAATTCATTTTTATTAGATAGATTTACCATAATTTCATAAAATTGAGAATCTAACTCTTGATATAGAGGGGAGATTTCATCCCAATATTCATTTTCATCATCATAAAACTTATCTTCTGTGTTTATTGTATGTCTTATATTTGCTATGCTAGACATAGAAGATATTGTATTTCTAATTGAATTTATTTTTCCGATAATCTCAATTTGTATTTTTAGATTTGTAGAATCTTTTAAGTCAGACATTAATTCTGAGAACTCAATTTTTACTTCATCGTAATTTGGTCTACTATATTTAAAATCACTGAATTTCATAAAAATCCTCCTAAAATTTTTGTTTAAAATAACCCTATTATAGAGTAAAATCTATATTTCATCAACTAAAAAAAATTAAAAATAAAATTTAAAGGAAAAATAAAGAAAAATGGTATTAAAAATAAGTAATAATTTTTTGAAAGGAGAAGTCTCATATGACAAACACTGAAAAATTAGAGAAACTAAAAAGAGCTTTTGAAAAGAATAAAGAAGCAATAATAGATGCCTTATATAAAGATTTAGGAAAAAGTTTTGAAGAGAGTCGATTATCTGAATATTATCCTGTTATTTCTGAATTTGAATTTTTTATAAAAAATTTAGAAAGATGGAGTGAGCCTGAAAAAATTAAAAGCTTTTTTAATTTTATAGGAGGAGGTACGATTCTTCAACCAGAACCCTATGGAAGGGTTTTAATATTTTCGCCTTGGAATTATCCGTTTAATTTAACATTTTTACCATTAATAGGAGCTATAGCAGCAGGTAATGAAGTTGTATTAAAACCATCTGAAAATTCTAAAAATTCGAGTGAAGTTATAAAGAAAATAATTGATGAGAGCGGAATTGATGGAGTGGTAGTAGAATTAGGCGATGAGACAGTTGCTAAAAGATTATTGAATGAAAAATTTGAATATATATTTTTTACTGGAAGCACAAAGGTCGGAAGAGAGATTTATTTGAAAGCAGCAGAAACTTTAACTCCAGTAACTTTAGAGTTAGGTGGTAAATCCCCTGTTATAATAGAGGATGAAGCTATTTTAGATGAAAGTGTAGATAAAATAATTTGGGGTAAATTTTTTAATAGAGGCCAAACCTGTGTTGCTCCAGATCATGTGTATATTCCTAAAGGAACTGCGGAAAGATTCATTGAATTAACAAGAGAATACATTAGAAAAAATGGAGATATAGGTGGTAAAATCATAAATGATAAACACTTTGAAAGATTAGAAAGTTATTTAGAGAATCAGGAAGTTATATATCAAAACGGAAAAATAGAAAACTCAACAAAAGAGAAAGGTAAATTTCCATTTACAATTGTATTAAATCCTAAAGAGGATGACTTAATCTCAAAAGAGGAGATATTTGGACCGATATTACCTTTGATAGAATATGATAGTCTTGAAAAGGTTTATTGGGATTTAAGACAAAAACCCTCGCCGTTAGCACTGTATATATTTAGAAGTGAAAAAGGAGATTTATCTACAAAAGATATAAAAGCTGGAGGAGTTTGTATAAATGCAACTATACTTCAAATTGTAGACAAAAAAGTTCCTTTTGGAGGAGTAGGTGAAAGTGGGATAGGTAGATATCATGGAAAGTATTCTTTTGATACTTTTACTCATTATAAACCAATTTTCGAAGGAAGCAGTATAAAAATTTCTATGTTACAGAAAGTTATTTCGGTAGTTTTAAATAGAATAAAAAAATAAAACTAGAGCTTCTCATAAAAATATTATACAATATATTTACTACAAAATACTTTAGAGGAGATCAGGATGAAAAAAGGATTAATTGCTTTATTTTTAGCAGCAAGTACAGCAGCATTTTCAATGGATGCACATTTGAGATTAGGGGCTATAACAGATGCAAGCTCTTATAATAAAGAAGATAAAAGTTTTGAAAGTTACGCACCAACAATGAGCTTAGAAGTAACTCAAACTTTACTTTTAGCAGATGTTGGAGTAGGGATAGCTTACAATGGAAAAACTAGTGGAACAGAAATTGAAACAGTTCCAGCATATGGATTAGTAAAAATGAATTTATTTCCTATTGGAATAAAACCATATGTAGTTGGAAAAGTTGGAAAGGTTTTATATACAAGAGATAGTGTATCAAATTCTAAACCAGATGGAAAATATTTCTATGGAGCTGGAGTTGGAATGGATTTATTCTCTTTACAAGCAGAAGTTTTATACTCTGTAACAGAGATAGATGGTGATAGAAGAGGAAATGATAACTTAGAGCAAGTAAGCTTTACTTTAGGATATAACTTTTTCTAGGTAAATTTTTGAAAATAAAATTTTTATAAAAAAATAATTGAAAAAAAGTTTTTGGTATGATATAGTATAAAAAAATATTTTATAGGAGTGGTTGATATGTTTAAAAAGACGATAAAAACTACAATGATGAATATGATGCCTTTGGGAGTTGGTACCAAAAATTAATTTTTTAATTTTGGGACGAACTCATTTTGATTTGCTTAAATGAGATCTCCCGAAGATATAGCTTTTAAAACACAGCTTGGGAGATTGTCTCTCAAGCTTTTTTTATTTTAAAAATTTTGTTTTATAAAAGGGAGGATAGATTATGGCTTATAAATTTGAAACAATTCAGCTTCACGGAGGACAACATCCAGATTCAGAAACAGGTTCAAGAGCAGTTCCAATTTATCAAACATCATCATATGTGTTTAAAGATAGTGATCATGCAGCAAGTAATATATATGGAGGAACATACAACTTTCTAGCAAATACAATAAAAGATTATGGAGTTGAATCAAGATTTTTTAATCCGAAAGATTTAGATGAGTTAAGAGCATTAATCACCTCTAAAACAAAGGTCATCTTTATAGAGAGCTTAGGAAATCCTAGTGGAGATGTTGTAGATATTGAGGGAATATCTCTAATTGCTCATGAATATAATATTCCATTGGTTGTGGACAATACATTTGCGACTCCATACCTAATAAAACCTTTTCAGTTTGGAGCAGATATAGTTGTACATTCAGCCACGAAATTTTTAGGCGGTCATGGAACTTCAATAGCTGGAGTAATCGTTGACGGTGGAAAGTTTAATTGGAAGGATGAAAAATTTCAAACATTCAATACTCCAGACAATGGATATCATGGGCTGAAGTACTCTGATTTAGATGAAACGGCATTTATAATAAAAGCCAGAGTAAAAACTTTACGAGATACAGGAGCAGCGCTATCACCATTTAATGCGTTTCTTATTCTCCAAGGAATAGAAACACTATCTCTAAGAATGGAAAGACATGTAAAAAATGCTAAAGAGATTGCTAGATTTTTATATGAAAATAATGAAGTTGAGTGGGTAAGTTATCCAGAGTTTCAAGAAAACACCGATAAAAAATTAATAGAAAAATATCTTAAAAATGGAGCAACATCAATCTTTACTTTTGGACTTAAAGGAGGTAGAAACCGTGGCAAAAAATTCATAGATTCTTTAGAACTGTTTTCTCACTTAGCTAATGTAGCTGATGCAAAGTCTTTAATAATACATCCAGCTTCAACAACACATGGACAATTAAGTGATATTGAATTAGAAAAATCAGGAGTAAAACCTGAAACAATAAGAATATCAGTTGGTTTAGAAAATATAGATGACCTTATTTTAGACTTAAAAAAAGCAATAGAATTGAGTAAATAGGAGAGGATATGAAAATTAAAAATATATATAAAAAG
Proteins encoded in this region:
- a CDS encoding aldehyde dehydrogenase family protein; this translates as MTNTEKLEKLKRAFEKNKEAIIDALYKDLGKSFEESRLSEYYPVISEFEFFIKNLERWSEPEKIKSFFNFIGGGTILQPEPYGRVLIFSPWNYPFNLTFLPLIGAIAAGNEVVLKPSENSKNSSEVIKKIIDESGIDGVVVELGDETVAKRLLNEKFEYIFFTGSTKVGREIYLKAAETLTPVTLELGGKSPVIIEDEAILDESVDKIIWGKFFNRGQTCVAPDHVYIPKGTAERFIELTREYIRKNGDIGGKIINDKHFERLESYLENQEVIYQNGKIENSTKEKGKFPFTIVLNPKEDDLISKEEIFGPILPLIEYDSLEKVYWDLRQKPSPLALYIFRSEKGDLSTKDIKAGGVCINATILQIVDKKVPFGGVGESGIGRYHGKYSFDTFTHYKPIFEGSSIKISMLQKVISVVLNRIKK
- a CDS encoding O-acetylhomoserine aminocarboxypropyltransferase/cysteine synthase family protein: MAYKFETIQLHGGQHPDSETGSRAVPIYQTSSYVFKDSDHAASNIYGGTYNFLANTIKDYGVESRFFNPKDLDELRALITSKTKVIFIESLGNPSGDVVDIEGISLIAHEYNIPLVVDNTFATPYLIKPFQFGADIVVHSATKFLGGHGTSIAGVIVDGGKFNWKDEKFQTFNTPDNGYHGLKYSDLDETAFIIKARVKTLRDTGAALSPFNAFLILQGIETLSLRMERHVKNAKEIARFLYENNEVEWVSYPEFQENTDKKLIEKYLKNGATSIFTFGLKGGRNRGKKFIDSLELFSHLANVADAKSLIIHPASTTHGQLSDIELEKSGVKPETIRISVGLENIDDLILDLKKAIELSK